CGATCGCGGACAGTGCCACAGCTATAAGTATGTACGTAAATCCAAATAGCGCCCCCCAAACAAACTTCTTCTCCTGAACCTTTTTTCCCGTTACAAAGCCCCCCAGGAACGTCGCAAATATGTATACTGCCGTTATTAGTCCGCTCAGAACCGTATCACTTATCCCCACTTTATAAACCACGACTGCAACTGCAAACAGCAGAATAATCGTGATCAGATAGGATATTATAAGTCCCTTCAGCACACCAAGCATTTTCTGTCCTGCCACTACAAAACCACCATTTATTTCTTCATTATATAAATATGTCATTATGCACGGATTTATTAGTATAAAAATATGAAAAAGGCGGTCAAACCTTTTCAGATCTGACCGTCTTCAATCTTTTATGTCTTTTTTAAAACA
This sequence is a window from Coprococcus eutactus. Protein-coding genes within it:
- a CDS encoding TIGR04086 family membrane protein produces the protein MAGQKMLGVLKGLIISYLITIILLFAVAVVVYKVGISDTVLSGLITAVYIFATFLGGFVTGKKVQEKKFVWGALFGFTYILIAVALSAIVGGAEAGTLVPRITKCVMCVAGGMLGAMLA